A part of Carettochelys insculpta isolate YL-2023 chromosome 1, ASM3395843v1, whole genome shotgun sequence genomic DNA contains:
- the LOC142002645 gene encoding olfactory receptor 52D1-like translates to MAAFNLTSAGPSTFILNGIPGLEAAHVWISIPFAAFYIIALLGNFTVLLVVAKEPTLHKPMYLLLCMLALTDIGISSSVIPKALCIFWFNLKGITLGGCLTQTFFLHMIAIIYSAVLLTMALDRYVAICNPLRYISIFTNTRIAKLGFIGLIRGVVFVLPAPLLLSRLPFCDNRLISHTFCEHIAVAKLSCGDTTVYRAYSLVIAFVVIGLDLMLIVLSYGLIIRAILRISSKDSHQKALSTCTAHIWVMLMTYSSTLFSNLIHRYGQGIAPHVHIIVANLYVLLPPMLNPIIYGVKTKELRKKICQNICRM, encoded by the coding sequence ATGGCAGCTTTCAACCTCACCAGCGCAGGCCCTTCAACATTCATCCTGAACGGTATCCCCGGCCTGGAAGCTGCCCATGtgtggatttccatcccttttgcTGCCTTCTACATCATTGCCTTGTTGGGAAATTTCACCGTTCTTTTGGTTGTGGCAAAAGAGCCGACCCTGCACAAGCCAATGTATCTGCTGCTTTGCATGCTGGCCCTCACAGACATTGGCATATCTTCCTCCGTCATTCCAAAGGCgctgtgtatattttggttcaatttgAAAGGCATCActctgggtggctgcctcacTCAAACATTCTTCCTTCACATGATTGCTATTATTTACTCAGCTGTTCTCTTGACCATGGCCCTTGATCGCTATGTTGCCATATGCAACCCGCTGAGATACATCAGCATTTTCACAAACACACGAATAGCTAAACTAGGGTTCATAGGGTTGATAAGAGGCGTTGTCTTTGTTCTGCCTGCTCCCCTGCTTCTGAGCAGGCTGCCATTCTGTGACAACCGCCTTATCTCCCACACATTCTGCGAACACATAGCTGTAGCAAAGCTATCCTGTGGAGACACCACAGTCTACAGGGCATACAGCTTGGTGATAGCTTTTGTAGTAATTGGGTTAGACCTGATGCTTATTGTCCTGTCCTATGGTCTGATTATCAGGGCCATCCTCAGAATCTCCTCCAAGGACTCTCACCAAAAAGCCCTCAGCACCTGCACCGCCCATATCTGGGTGATGCTCATGACTTATTCTTCCACCCTATTCTCCAACCTCATACACCGGTATGGTCAAGGCATCGCTCCTCACGTTCACATCATTGTGGCCAACCTCTATGTTCTCCTTCCCCCCATGCTCAACCCGATCATTTATGGGGTTAAAACCAAAGAGCTTCGTAAGAAAATCTGCCAAAACATCTGCAGAATGTGA